TCTGGCACCGGAACGACTGCATGAAATCATCCGCAGTGAACGCGGCTGTCTGGCCTGGGGCGGCACCGCCAAACTGGCCCCTGTCGATGACATGCTGATTGCGGTGGAACGCCCCCTGGGCATAGATTCGCAGGGACAAATGGTGGCGTCGATTTTGTCCAAAAAACTCGCCGCCGGTTCCACTCACTTGCTGATCGACATTCCCGTTGGTCCCACGGCCAAAGTGCGTCACATGCGTCAGGCACTGGCGCTGCGCAAACTGTTTGAATACGTCGGCGACGAACTCAATATTCATCTGGAGGTAGTGATCACCGATGGCCGCCAACCCATAGGCAATGGCATCGGCCCGGTACTGGAGGCGCGCGATGTGCTGGCCGTACTGCAAAACGCCCCGGAAGCACCGCACGATCTGCGGCAAAAAGCCCTGCAACTGGCCGGTCGAATCATTGAGTTTGATCCTGATGTGCGCGGAGGTCAGGGCTATGCCATCGCCCGCGACATTCTGGATTCCGGTCGCGCCATGGCCAAAATGAACGCCATCATCGATGCCCAGGGCCGGCACGCCAACCTCGACCTGACGCCGGGCTCGCTGTCGTTTGAGGCTCTCGCCGAAACCGACGGCGTAGTCACCAACATCGACAATCTGCAACTGGCGAAAATTGCCCGCATGGCCGGCGCCCCCATGGACAAACGCGCCGGCGTCGATCTGCTGAAAAAGCTCGGTCAGCCGGTACGCAAAGGCGACGTGCTATATCGCGTGTATGCGGAGTTTCCAGCGGATTTCCAGTTCGCCCAAACGCTGTGCAGCCATGACAACGGCTATCGCATTGGTGACAGCCGCGACATTCCGCAATCCTTCGTGGCATTTTAACGCTGCAGGATTGCGTTCCTCCGTCGACACAGTCACTGGCACATTCAATTTAAGGAGCGCAGGTGATTATTCTCGGTTTTGCCGACTATCACGATCAAGCCCAGGCACTGGCCAATGCGCTGGACGTGGATTATCAGGAGATTTCCCTGCACCGCTTTCCCGATGGCGAAAGTCTGGTACGCCTGCCCTTGCCGTTACCTGATCATG
This genomic stretch from Gammaproteobacteria bacterium harbors:
- a CDS encoding thymidine phosphorylase family protein, with protein sequence MSKDFLALRRIDIDTYHENVAYLHRECELYRAEGFQALSKIEITTDGKRILAVLNVVDDASIVGPSELGLSQQAFKQLDVQPGCLVRVAHAEPPESMDAVRRKIEGERLNQDDFLRITRDIADSRYSKMEMAAFLVASGQTSLDRDEIFYLTRAMLASGEKLDWHEPLVVDKHCIGGIPGNRTSMLVVPIVAAHGMLIPKTSSRAITSPAGTADTMELLADVNLAPERLHEIIRSERGCLAWGGTAKLAPVDDMLIAVERPLGIDSQGQMVASILSKKLAAGSTHLLIDIPVGPTAKVRHMRQALALRKLFEYVGDELNIHLEVVITDGRQPIGNGIGPVLEARDVLAVLQNAPEAPHDLRQKALQLAGRIIEFDPDVRGGQGYAIARDILDSGRAMAKMNAIIDAQGRHANLDLTPGSLSFEALAETDGVVTNIDNLQLAKIARMAGAPMDKRAGVDLLKKLGQPVRKGDVLYRVYAEFPADFQFAQTLCSHDNGYRIGDSRDIPQSFVAF